From Calothrix sp. PCC 6303, a single genomic window includes:
- a CDS encoding ABC transporter ATP-binding protein/permease — MQRFNLIILKKFWAIAKSYWSSDEKWYARGLLLLVILLSLGYTGLSVLLNNKRGVLISALSAQDEARFWQTILVFTGTLVIYAPLYAGYVYLRDRLGLQWRQWQTNYFSDRYFQNRAFYNLNYDHAEIDNPDQRITEDVKSFTYESLALLLAVVDSLLAIGAFSSVLWGISQPLIWFLVFYALVGTLTTVGVFGKPLMRLNFERLKKEADFRFSLVRVRENAEAIAFYQGEQYESDRIRGKFSEVFDNFKRLIFWELNLNILTNAYEFIPFILPAIVVAPGIFAGELEVGKVTEAQGAFIRVFFSLNLIVSRFQSLANFGAGVERLYSFLEFLETTDSTVNQPDGTEQPTIKTEIATDAPSPLENCLALENITLQTPNYQRILIENLSVKLLTGEGLLVRGPSGCGKSSLLRAIIGLWDAGTGIILRPPLTEILFLSQRPYMILGTLRDQLLYPNIDRSVEDAELRQILIQVNLPNLEQTHGGFNTEQNWTQVLSLGEQQRLIFARLLLNKPKYAILDEATSALDPQNEKYLYQQLKDSGMTFLSVGHRESLSNYHQSILDFTTDRTWSLTTSNSLPTVTSNNLAKET; from the coding sequence ATGCAACGATTTAACTTAATTATACTTAAAAAGTTTTGGGCGATCGCTAAATCTTACTGGTCGAGCGATGAAAAATGGTATGCACGCGGACTACTGCTGTTAGTCATTCTGCTGTCTTTGGGCTACACCGGGCTGAGTGTGTTGCTCAACAACAAGCGAGGCGTGCTAATCTCGGCACTATCTGCCCAAGATGAAGCGAGATTTTGGCAAACGATTCTGGTGTTTACAGGGACATTAGTTATTTATGCCCCACTCTATGCAGGCTATGTTTATTTACGCGATCGCTTGGGCTTACAATGGCGGCAATGGCAGACAAACTATTTTAGCGATCGCTATTTCCAAAATCGAGCATTTTATAATCTAAATTATGACCATGCCGAAATTGATAATCCCGATCAACGGATTACTGAAGATGTCAAAAGCTTTACCTATGAGTCCCTAGCATTGCTGTTGGCAGTAGTTGATTCATTGTTAGCGATTGGTGCTTTTAGCAGCGTGCTGTGGGGTATTTCTCAACCGTTAATCTGGTTTTTGGTGTTCTATGCCCTGGTTGGCACCTTGACAACAGTTGGGGTATTTGGCAAGCCCTTAATGCGACTTAACTTTGAACGGCTGAAAAAAGAGGCTGATTTCCGGTTTAGCTTGGTGCGAGTACGAGAGAACGCGGAAGCGATCGCATTCTACCAGGGAGAGCAGTACGAATCTGATCGAATTCGAGGCAAATTCTCAGAAGTTTTTGACAACTTCAAACGCTTAATTTTTTGGGAACTAAATCTCAATATATTAACTAATGCCTATGAATTTATTCCCTTTATTCTCCCTGCCATTGTCGTGGCACCTGGCATTTTTGCTGGTGAGTTAGAAGTTGGTAAAGTCACCGAGGCACAAGGAGCTTTCATCCGGGTCTTTTTCTCCCTCAACCTAATTGTCTCACGCTTTCAGTCCCTAGCTAATTTTGGCGCAGGTGTTGAACGTTTATACAGTTTTTTAGAGTTTTTGGAGACTACCGACTCAACTGTGAACCAGCCTGATGGTACTGAACAGCCAACCATCAAAACTGAAATTGCCACTGATGCACCCTCTCCTCTGGAAAATTGTTTAGCATTAGAAAATATCACACTCCAAACCCCTAACTATCAAAGAATTTTGATTGAGAACCTATCTGTAAAACTATTAACAGGTGAGGGTTTGTTGGTGAGAGGACCTAGCGGCTGTGGCAAAAGTTCCTTGCTGAGGGCAATCATCGGATTGTGGGATGCCGGTACAGGTATAATTTTACGCCCACCACTGACAGAAATACTATTTTTATCGCAGCGACCTTACATGATTTTAGGGACTTTACGGGATCAACTGCTGTACCCAAATATCGATAGGTCAGTGGAAGATGCAGAACTGAGGCAAATTTTGATTCAGGTAAATTTACCCAATCTAGAGCAAACTCATGGTGGATTCAATACCGAACAAAACTGGACACAGGTATTGTCTTTAGGAGAACAGCAGCGGCTAATTTTTGCGCGTTTACTGCTCAATAAACCTAAATACGCCATTTTGGATGAAGCCACTAGCGCCCTCGATCCTCAGAATGAAAAATATTTATATCAACAACTAAAAGACTCTGGTATGACATTTTTGAGTGTTGGACATCGAGAAAGTCTCAGCAATTATCATCAGTCTATTTTAGACTTTACTACTGATAGAACATGGTCTTTAACAACCTCAAACTCTTTGCCTACTGTGACTTCTAATAATCTTGCCAAGGAGACGTAA
- a CDS encoding DnaJ C-terminal domain-containing protein yields MPTATDFKDYYTILGVSKTATPEEIKRDYRKLARKYHPDLNPGDKDAEAKFKDLNEANEVLSDPEKRQKYDQFGQHWNHPGYTEAPPPSRNNTATSNFDQYGDFDSFINDLLGRSRRTTSTGGFDNFNDGFRSQAPAPDTEAAIALTFSEAFHGVQKRLQLDNETINVRIPPGAKSGSRIRIKGKGRPSPFSQQHGDLYLTIEVLPHSFFRFEDDNLVCDIPIRPDEAVLGAEIKVPTPDGSVTMKIPKGVRSGQSLRLRGKGWTLPKGGRGDLFAKLQIVTPQDLSPIEEEYYEKIKANTSFNPRVQLEEIKL; encoded by the coding sequence ATGCCTACTGCAACGGATTTTAAAGACTATTACACCATTCTGGGAGTGAGCAAAACTGCAACCCCTGAAGAAATTAAACGAGATTACCGTAAGCTTGCCCGCAAATATCACCCTGACCTCAATCCTGGAGACAAAGACGCAGAGGCAAAGTTCAAAGACCTCAATGAGGCAAATGAGGTGCTTTCTGATCCAGAAAAGCGGCAAAAGTATGACCAGTTTGGTCAGCACTGGAATCATCCTGGTTACACTGAAGCACCACCACCTAGCAGAAATAATACTGCGACGAGCAACTTCGATCAATATGGAGACTTTGATTCCTTTATCAACGATCTGCTAGGTCGATCGAGACGTACAACTTCCACTGGTGGCTTTGATAATTTTAATGATGGATTTCGTTCTCAAGCTCCTGCACCGGATACGGAAGCTGCGATCGCACTCACGTTTTCTGAGGCATTCCACGGTGTCCAGAAGCGTCTACAACTGGATAACGAAACCATCAATGTTCGTATTCCCCCAGGGGCAAAATCAGGAAGCCGAATTCGCATCAAAGGTAAAGGTCGTCCGAGTCCATTCTCTCAACAGCATGGCGATTTATATCTAACTATCGAAGTGTTACCACATTCCTTCTTTCGATTTGAGGACGATAATCTGGTTTGTGACATTCCAATTCGACCTGATGAAGCAGTTTTAGGGGCAGAAATCAAAGTACCAACCCCCGATGGCAGCGTGACGATGAAAATTCCCAAAGGGGTGCGTTCGGGGCAATCGCTGAGACTGCGCGGTAAAGGTTGGACATTGCCAAAAGGGGGACGAGGTGACTTATTTGCCAAACTTCAAATTGTCACACCGCAAGACCTGAGTCCAATTGAGGAAGAATACTACGAAAAAATCAAGGCAAATACCAGCTTTAACCCCCGTGTCCAGTTAGAGGAGATTAAGTTATGA
- a CDS encoding potassium channel family protein, with protein MRSKPPLKSHTERLCQQERSEVLQQWDNWLETPMLVLGFAWLGLFIVELVWGLNPLLEVIATVIWLAFIIDFGIKFLLAPHRMSYLRYNWLTAFSLLIPALRIFRIVPLIQSLQSVHGVRGLKLLRVMTRTNKGMRVLAASIGRRGFGYVAGLTVIVTLIGAAGIYAFERELPNGTIINYGTALWWTAMVMTTIGSDYFPKTAEGRVLCFFLALYAFATSGYVTATLATLFVGQDTENNQAELASAKSLQAMQAEITALRTEIQALIRRDLDQ; from the coding sequence ATGAGGTCAAAGCCACCCTTAAAGTCTCATACTGAGAGGCTATGCCAACAAGAGCGTAGTGAGGTGCTGCAACAGTGGGACAATTGGCTAGAAACCCCCATGCTGGTGCTTGGCTTTGCTTGGTTAGGGCTATTTATCGTTGAGCTAGTTTGGGGACTGAATCCTCTGCTAGAAGTGATCGCTACCGTAATTTGGCTCGCCTTTATCATAGATTTTGGTATCAAATTTCTCCTTGCTCCTCACAGAATGTCCTACCTCAGATATAACTGGTTGACCGCTTTTTCGCTGTTGATTCCAGCGCTGCGAATCTTTCGGATTGTGCCATTAATACAGTCTTTGCAATCAGTTCATGGGGTTCGAGGGTTAAAGTTGTTGCGAGTGATGACACGAACCAACAAAGGAATGCGAGTTTTAGCAGCCAGTATTGGTAGACGAGGATTTGGCTATGTGGCGGGATTAACCGTGATTGTCACCCTAATTGGTGCAGCTGGAATTTATGCGTTTGAGCGCGAACTTCCTAATGGCACTATCATCAACTATGGTACTGCGCTGTGGTGGACGGCAATGGTAATGACCACCATCGGTTCTGATTACTTTCCGAAAACGGCAGAAGGTCGAGTACTATGCTTTTTCCTGGCACTGTATGCGTTTGCTACAAGTGGTTATGTGACTGCAACCCTGGCAACATTATTTGTGGGTCAAGATACTGAGAATAATCAAGCAGAACTAGCAAGTGCAAAATCACTTCAAGCAATGCAAGCAGAAATTACCGCACTGCGAACTGAGATTCAAGCTTTAATACGACGAGATTTAGATCAATAA
- a CDS encoding chaperone modulator CbpM, with protein MTFSLSKTVVSLDGEQLYSFEYAALVTETSITVLQVYVELGIIEPIGSMLHSHAIARIAQIQRLRRDLGLNLVGAAMVLDMATEIAQLRAMVKMYQSHQEKPL; from the coding sequence ATGACCTTCAGCCTTTCAAAAACCGTGGTTTCCCTCGATGGTGAGCAACTTTACAGCTTTGAATATGCCGCATTGGTTACTGAGACTTCAATTACAGTTTTACAGGTTTATGTTGAGTTAGGCATAATCGAACCAATTGGCAGTATGTTGCATTCCCATGCGATCGCGCGAATTGCTCAGATTCAACGGTTGCGTCGAGACTTAGGACTAAACTTAGTTGGAGCCGCAATGGTGCTAGATATGGCGACAGAAATCGCCCAATTACGGGCAATGGTCAAAATGTATCAGTCTCATCAAGAAAAGCCTTTATGA
- a CDS encoding FAD-dependent oxidoreductase gives MNSLTGKPISFWIDSTPKTTYPSLENSISVDVAIVGGGIVGLTAATLLKRAGKTVAVIESKQIVTGVTGHTTAKLTVLHQLIYADLIKQIGEEKARLYAESNLAGIERVAAFVEEEQIDCDFSRQSSYTFAEPDDELDKITDEVKAALKLGLPAAFVQETSLPFKITGAIKLDNQAQFHVRKYLLHLAKNIPGNGSHLFENTRVEKVEEDNLCQVVTDRGSINAQDVIVATNLPILDQGLFFAKTYPERSYIVGARIDPAKAPQGMYIGSGEASHSIRTTPYDGGLLLLVGGEGHKVGTVTNTEECYQKLEDYARDRFGIETFEYRWSNQDMVSFDKLPYIGKLTPFNHHIYVATGFSLWGMSKGTMSGMLLSDLILGKENFYAELYDATRATPFLTPQSVKQGIDVATRWVSDRFKGLQSNSFAEVAKGEGKLLTIDKEKVATYRDEQGTIHAVSAVCTHLGCIVSWNNAEKSWDCACHGSRFSCDGKIIQGPAVKDLEMPNVD, from the coding sequence ATGAATTCTTTAACTGGCAAACCAATTTCATTTTGGATTGATTCAACTCCTAAAACAACATATCCTTCGCTTGAAAATAGTATTTCGGTAGATGTTGCCATTGTTGGAGGTGGCATTGTTGGACTAACCGCTGCGACGCTGCTAAAACGAGCGGGAAAGACAGTTGCTGTAATTGAGTCCAAGCAAATTGTGACAGGAGTAACTGGTCATACCACTGCCAAACTCACTGTATTACATCAACTGATCTATGCTGATTTAATTAAACAAATCGGTGAGGAAAAAGCACGGCTTTACGCGGAATCAAATCTAGCAGGGATTGAACGCGTTGCCGCATTTGTCGAAGAAGAGCAAATTGATTGTGATTTTAGCCGTCAAAGTTCCTATACATTTGCAGAGCCAGATGACGAGCTAGATAAAATCACAGATGAAGTGAAAGCTGCTCTGAAACTCGGACTTCCCGCCGCCTTTGTTCAAGAAACATCACTACCATTTAAGATTACTGGAGCCATCAAATTAGATAACCAGGCTCAGTTTCATGTTCGCAAATATCTTCTACATCTCGCCAAAAATATTCCTGGGAATGGCAGCCATTTGTTTGAGAATACACGAGTTGAAAAGGTTGAAGAAGATAATCTCTGTCAAGTTGTTACCGATCGAGGAAGCATCAATGCCCAAGATGTAATTGTAGCAACTAATTTACCGATTTTAGATCAAGGACTCTTCTTCGCTAAAACCTACCCTGAACGGTCTTACATCGTTGGCGCTCGTATCGATCCGGCGAAAGCACCCCAAGGGATGTATATCGGCAGTGGTGAGGCTTCCCATTCCATTCGTACAACTCCCTACGATGGAGGTTTACTTTTGCTGGTTGGTGGTGAAGGACACAAGGTTGGGACAGTTACGAATACCGAAGAGTGTTACCAAAAGCTAGAAGATTATGCACGCGATCGCTTCGGCATTGAAACCTTTGAATATCGTTGGTCAAACCAAGATATGGTGTCCTTTGATAAGCTGCCTTACATTGGTAAACTTACTCCTTTCAATCACCACATTTATGTTGCCACCGGATTTAGTCTCTGGGGAATGTCTAAGGGAACAATGTCGGGAATGTTACTTTCGGACTTAATTCTAGGAAAAGAAAATTTCTACGCAGAATTATATGATGCGACCCGTGCAACTCCATTTTTGACACCACAATCGGTCAAACAAGGAATTGATGTGGCAACTCGCTGGGTTAGCGACCGCTTCAAAGGTCTTCAGTCTAATTCTTTTGCTGAGGTTGCTAAGGGTGAAGGTAAATTACTAACTATTGATAAGGAAAAGGTTGCCACTTACCGAGATGAGCAAGGAACTATTCATGCTGTTTCTGCGGTGTGTACACACCTAGGTTGTATTGTCAGTTGGAACAATGCCGAAAAGAGTTGGGATTGTGCTTGTCATGGTTCTCGGTTTAGCTGTGATGGCAAGATAATTCAGGGACCAGCTGTTAAAGATTTGGAGATGCCAAATGTTGACTAA
- a CDS encoding iron-containing redox enzyme family protein, producing MLTKVSVDSQLPIAWISSYEEAEQQFNRLLKLENLDEQVKRQPNLITDFEESLSLALTEAFTENSKAELANWFLQRVLYRINRLNLFWYDALESYTNERSTYLAGVRDRIESAWQAWELTQLDVEEIQSLNVKQALQERADLDLNPPLTAAKRYLQEELSLEGYRLLLAIASLDGLVEASRLSRILGGVSNEIQTTLFRVLLEEYGNGRLSRKHSTFFAQMMAELGLKTEPEAYFDLVPWQVLASINHNFLLTERKRHFLRYNGGLTYFEIAGPTIYTDYRLAAKRLQLSDAAMGYWELHIREDERHGQWMLTDVALPLADKYPNDAWELILGYDQEKLIGDRAAAAVMALIQHSSSSLEKIYDRKSD from the coding sequence ATGTTGACTAAGGTAAGCGTAGATAGCCAATTGCCAATTGCCTGGATATCTAGTTATGAAGAGGCAGAGCAACAATTTAATCGGCTTCTAAAGCTGGAAAATTTAGATGAACAGGTAAAAAGACAACCTAACCTAATTACAGATTTTGAAGAATCTCTCTCTTTAGCATTAACAGAGGCATTCACCGAAAACTCAAAAGCTGAGTTAGCAAACTGGTTTTTACAACGGGTGCTTTATCGAATCAATCGACTCAATCTATTTTGGTATGACGCTTTAGAGTCCTATACAAATGAGCGTTCTACTTATTTAGCAGGAGTACGCGATCGCATTGAGTCAGCTTGGCAAGCATGGGAATTGACCCAATTAGATGTTGAAGAAATACAATCCTTAAACGTTAAACAAGCACTGCAAGAAAGAGCAGATTTAGACTTAAATCCCCCTTTAACAGCAGCAAAACGTTATCTCCAAGAAGAACTGAGTTTAGAGGGCTATCGGTTGCTATTAGCGATCGCGTCCTTGGATGGACTGGTAGAAGCCAGTCGTCTTTCGCGGATTTTGGGAGGTGTAAGTAACGAAATTCAGACAACTTTGTTTCGCGTACTGCTAGAAGAGTATGGTAACGGTCGTCTATCACGCAAGCACTCTACTTTTTTTGCCCAAATGATGGCTGAATTAGGTCTAAAAACTGAACCAGAAGCTTATTTTGATCTTGTACCTTGGCAAGTTCTCGCAAGTATCAATCACAACTTCTTACTAACAGAGCGAAAACGGCATTTTCTCCGCTATAACGGTGGACTCACATATTTTGAGATAGCGGGACCTACAATTTATACCGACTATAGATTAGCAGCAAAAAGATTGCAGCTTTCAGATGCAGCTATGGGCTATTGGGAGTTGCACATTCGTGAAGATGAACGACATGGGCAGTGGATGCTAACAGATGTTGCTTTACCTTTAGCTGATAAATATCCAAATGATGCTTGGGAATTAATACTAGGCTATGACCAAGAGAAGCTAATAGGCGATCGCGCCGCAGCCGCAGTTATGGCTCTAATTCAACATTCCAGTTCTTCATTAGAGAAAATCTATGATCGTAAATCTGACTAA